One segment of Nostoc piscinale CENA21 DNA contains the following:
- a CDS encoding sensor histidine kinase — MSWRWTKSLPLASRLFVSHLVVMIVGVVSFVIISKVSSPRFFVLHLERLQSQGLDLINVRTELVEGFETAWRRSTIWSVIVGTTAAGGLSYWVSKRIMQRLTEMEQITQKFAVGELDARLPLSDIPELNRLGTSFNRMAASLEGVEARRRELIGDMTHELRTPLTVVRGYLEELADGVIEPSPEVYRRLVKETRRLERLVNDLQELSKAEAGYLPIKIQPISLRPLLESLVERFSEQLLEDGPVLHLDFPAQLPMVLADVDRTEQVLVNLLGNAIRYTTKGTITLQAWPEASKLWIAVIDTGIGISPEDLPHVFERFWRADQSRDRHSGGTGIGLTISRHLVELQGGKIQVESELGIGSTFRFCLPLA, encoded by the coding sequence ATGAGTTGGCGTTGGACAAAATCCTTGCCTTTGGCATCACGTTTATTTGTTTCCCACTTGGTAGTGATGATTGTGGGGGTAGTCAGCTTTGTGATTATCAGCAAAGTTTCGTCACCCCGTTTTTTTGTGCTGCACTTAGAACGACTACAAAGCCAGGGATTGGATTTAATTAATGTTCGGACTGAACTAGTAGAAGGCTTTGAAACAGCTTGGCGACGCAGCACAATTTGGTCGGTAATTGTTGGTACTACGGCGGCGGGAGGATTGAGTTATTGGGTTTCTAAAAGAATCATGCAGCGTTTAACTGAAATGGAACAAATTACCCAAAAGTTCGCCGTTGGTGAGTTAGATGCACGATTACCTCTGTCTGATATTCCTGAACTAAATCGCTTGGGTACTAGTTTTAACCGTATGGCTGCAAGTTTAGAGGGTGTAGAAGCTCGACGGCGAGAACTAATTGGTGATATGACTCATGAACTGCGGACACCGCTAACAGTTGTGCGTGGTTACTTAGAAGAATTGGCAGATGGTGTAATAGAACCTTCGCCGGAAGTTTATCGACGTTTAGTCAAAGAAACTAGACGCTTAGAAAGATTAGTCAATGATTTGCAAGAACTTTCTAAGGCAGAAGCCGGTTATTTACCAATTAAAATACAGCCAATAAGTTTGCGCCCTTTGTTGGAGTCTTTGGTAGAAAGATTCAGCGAACAATTGTTAGAAGATGGGCCTGTGTTGCATTTGGATTTTCCTGCACAATTACCAATGGTGTTGGCGGATGTCGATCGCACTGAACAAGTGTTAGTCAACTTGCTAGGCAATGCCATCCGCTACACTACCAAAGGTACAATTACTCTGCAAGCTTGGCCCGAAGCCTCGAAACTTTGGATTGCTGTGATTGATACAGGTATCGGCATTTCCCCTGAAGATTTACCCCATGTATTTGAACGCTTTTGGCGAGCTGATCAATCACGCGATCGCCATTCGGGAGGAACTGGTATTGGGTTAACTATTTCTCGGCACTTAGTGGAATTACAAGGCGGAAAAATCCAGGTAGAAAGCGAATTAGGAATTGGCAGTACATTTCGTTTTTGTCTACCTTTGGCTTAA
- a CDS encoding response regulator transcription factor yields MDILIVEDEAEIAQLIQLALEKEGFSCRVSRDGVNALRMFQEQAPDLIILDLMIPGLDGLEVCARIRQKPGSKDPYILMLTAKGEEIDRVIGLSTGADDYMVKPFSPRELVARVRALLRRSLRQGGQHQVTRTQNFIVDIEQRTASRQLNSQEAEILDLTNLEFNLLSTFVSNPGRVWNRTQLIDKLWGDDFFGDERVVDTHVARLRKKIEPDPANPSFIKTVVGVGYKFEDSPVM; encoded by the coding sequence ATGGATATTTTAATTGTTGAGGATGAAGCTGAAATTGCTCAGTTAATCCAACTGGCTTTAGAAAAAGAAGGATTTTCTTGTCGTGTTAGCCGTGATGGTGTCAACGCCTTGCGGATGTTTCAAGAGCAAGCACCGGATTTAATTATTCTCGACTTAATGATTCCTGGGTTGGATGGCTTGGAAGTTTGCGCCAGAATTCGGCAAAAACCAGGAAGTAAAGACCCTTATATTTTGATGTTGACCGCCAAAGGCGAAGAAATTGATCGCGTCATTGGATTATCTACTGGTGCGGATGACTACATGGTTAAACCCTTCAGCCCCAGAGAATTAGTTGCTAGAGTCCGGGCGTTATTGCGGCGGAGTCTGCGTCAAGGCGGACAACATCAAGTTACACGGACGCAAAACTTTATTGTAGATATTGAACAACGCACCGCTTCTCGCCAGTTAAATTCCCAAGAAGCAGAAATTCTCGACTTAACCAACCTAGAATTTAATTTATTAAGCACCTTTGTCAGTAACCCTGGACGAGTTTGGAACCGCACTCAACTAATTGATAAACTTTGGGGCGATGATTTCTTCGGTGACGAGCGAGTTGTTGACACCCATGTAGCGCGGTTACGCAAAAAAATTGAACCTGATCCAGCTAACCCCTCGTTTATTAAAACTGTTGTTGGGGTAGGTTATAAATTTGAAGACTCTCCTGTAATGTGA